In Anas acuta chromosome 6, bAnaAcu1.1, whole genome shotgun sequence, the following are encoded in one genomic region:
- the LOC137858665 gene encoding beta-keratin-related protein-like: MSCYDLCLPSSCGPRPLATSCNEPCYRRCGDSTTVIQPPTVVVTLPGPILSSYPQNTVVGSTASAAVGSYLRCCGVPVASSGARGLGKAGLLCLGGGL; this comes from the coding sequence ATGTCCTGCTACGACCTgtgcctgccctcctcctgtgGCCCCAGGCCACTGGCCACCAGTTGCAACGAGCCCTGCTACCGGCGCTGCGGGGACTCCACCACCGTCATCCAGCCTCCCACCGTGGTAGTGACCCTGCCCGggcccatcctcagctcctaCCCGCAGAACACGGTGGTGGGCTCCACGGCATCGGCAGCGGTTGGGAGCTACCTCCGGTGCTGCGGGGTGCCGGTGGCCTCCAGCGGTGCCCGGGGGCTGGGGAAGGCGGGACTGCTGTGCCTGGGTGGTGGGCTGTAG